The following coding sequences are from one Terriglobales bacterium window:
- a CDS encoding Ig-like domain-containing protein, whose translation MNIFSKWALALIVLSTLTASAQVSVSSPSDGATVGSPVHVVASANAANGIAAIRVWVDNNSVYLANSSSIDTNIPMSLGSHYVVVQAWDNSGNPSKQVMTINVAASATPTSASSSSGAAVNVTSPSAGQTVGSPTHFVASATQQGQYPVTAMQVYVDDQLSYSVNGAQLDTYLNLGGGSHNAVVKSWNTADQAYSQAVSFTVGSSSSPVPAPAPTPSGGPGVTVTSPSNGGSSGSSIHVVASAQASGGIAAMQIYLDDNLVFRTNAGSLDSNVNAGTGSHNLVVQAWDNSGAVYKQPVSVSVTGNSAPSPTPTPAPTPTGSGYYDIDQLSGWDSCNSCAGPGGVGPQVSYSLSQWQGAPSIDGQSAQFWLGGGHPYSGALWWKELAPKPSASHFTYDLYFNYQNANAPQALEFDVNQVVNGGRYIFGTECNLKETGTWRVWDTTNAHWVNTGVVCSPSANNWNHMTWEFQRNLNGSYTFLAVTLNGQTQSINQTYWSKPEGGDELNVAVQLDSNYAGTDYSVWVDKIALNYY comes from the coding sequence TTGAACATATTCTCGAAATGGGCTCTAGCCCTCATCGTTCTGAGCACACTGACTGCATCCGCGCAGGTTTCCGTCAGCTCGCCTTCAGATGGCGCCACCGTGGGTTCCCCGGTGCATGTAGTCGCTTCGGCAAACGCAGCTAACGGCATTGCCGCAATCCGCGTCTGGGTAGACAACAACAGCGTATATCTCGCTAACAGCAGCAGCATCGACACAAATATTCCGATGAGCCTGGGTTCTCACTACGTCGTTGTGCAAGCCTGGGACAATTCTGGGAATCCGTCGAAGCAGGTAATGACGATTAACGTAGCTGCCTCGGCAACCCCGACCTCCGCGTCGAGCAGTAGCGGAGCAGCTGTCAACGTGACCTCGCCGTCCGCAGGACAGACCGTGGGTTCGCCCACGCACTTTGTGGCGTCGGCCACCCAGCAGGGCCAGTACCCGGTCACCGCAATGCAGGTTTACGTTGACGATCAGCTCAGCTACAGCGTCAACGGGGCCCAGTTGGATACGTATCTCAATCTAGGTGGAGGATCGCACAATGCGGTGGTTAAGTCCTGGAATACTGCGGATCAGGCCTACAGCCAGGCAGTGAGCTTCACGGTTGGCAGCAGCAGTTCGCCGGTACCTGCGCCAGCGCCGACCCCTTCCGGAGGCCCTGGTGTAACGGTCACCTCGCCCTCCAACGGAGGCAGCTCCGGCTCCTCGATTCATGTAGTCGCCTCGGCGCAAGCCAGCGGCGGCATCGCCGCAATGCAAATTTATCTCGACGACAATCTTGTATTCCGAACCAACGCGGGCAGCCTCGACTCCAACGTGAACGCCGGCACCGGAAGCCACAACCTCGTCGTCCAGGCATGGGACAACAGCGGCGCGGTTTACAAGCAGCCAGTCTCCGTAAGTGTGACCGGGAATAGCGCGCCCTCACCGACCCCCACGCCAGCGCCGACGCCGACCGGCAGCGGATATTACGACATTGACCAGCTCAGTGGGTGGGACAGCTGTAACTCGTGCGCAGGTCCAGGTGGAGTCGGACCGCAGGTGAGCTATTCGCTGAGTCAGTGGCAGGGTGCGCCGTCCATTGACGGACAATCGGCGCAGTTCTGGCTTGGAGGAGGACATCCGTATTCAGGCGCTCTCTGGTGGAAGGAGCTAGCGCCAAAACCCTCCGCGTCGCACTTTACCTACGATCTGTATTTCAACTATCAGAACGCCAATGCGCCCCAGGCACTTGAATTTGATGTGAATCAGGTCGTGAATGGCGGCAGGTACATCTTCGGAACGGAATGCAACCTGAAGGAGACTGGAACCTGGCGAGTGTGGGACACAACCAACGCTCACTGGGTGAACACTGGAGTTGTATGCAGTCCTTCGGCCAACAACTGGAACCACATGACGTGGGAGTTCCAGCGCAACTTAAACGGCAGCTACACATTCCTCGCCGTGACCCTGAATGGACAGACGCAATCAATAAACCAGACGTACTGGTCAAAGCCGGAAGGTGGGGACGAGCTGAACGTAGCCGTCCAACTCGACAGCAACTATGCAGGTACGGACTATTCAGTGTGGGTGGACAAGATCGCCTTGAATTACTACTGA
- a CDS encoding exodeoxyribonuclease VII small subunit, which produces MPKFEDWLQQLEKIVDQLEKGDLSLEQSLKLFEEGVRLSNSCRQELEAAEGKVEILMKQGGKLQAQPFEALGEDRSTGK; this is translated from the coding sequence TTGCCGAAATTTGAAGATTGGCTGCAACAGCTAGAAAAGATTGTGGACCAACTGGAGAAGGGAGACCTGTCACTCGAGCAATCCTTGAAGCTTTTCGAAGAAGGGGTACGCCTGTCCAACTCCTGCCGGCAGGAACTCGAGGCAGCCGAAGGCAAGGTAGAGATTCTGATGAAGCAAGGAGGCAAGCTCCAGGCACAACCGTTTGAAGCTTTAGGCGAGGATAGGTCGACTGGAAAATAG
- a CDS encoding farnesyl diphosphate synthase, with protein MKVSEPTDSRSLKQTSGRGWRDPRNGSTSLKDTLTAGCALVDSTLDRLLPPETQIPTSIHKAMRHSVFAGGKRLRPILCMEAARMVQRELPIGELPIGVEELGSALEMLHTYSLIHDDLPALDNDDLRRGKPTCHVAFGEDIAILAGDALQTYAYEVLSKLSCAADARIRIVEEIARGTGTVDGMIGGQVMDLEAEKTHADAVAVEYIHRSKTGALITASLATGGIYASGTEDEIAKLREFGRSIGLAFQIVDDVLDVTKSSAELGKTAGKDSASDKATYPAVFGIDESLRRADALVARGCAALDPFGPRSETLRSLAHFLVERKS; from the coding sequence TTGAAAGTAAGTGAACCAACAGATTCGCGAAGTCTGAAGCAGACAAGCGGCCGAGGGTGGCGGGATCCACGCAACGGCTCGACATCGCTGAAAGACACTCTCACCGCTGGGTGTGCGCTTGTCGACTCGACACTCGATCGACTTCTGCCTCCTGAGACGCAAATTCCTACATCGATCCACAAAGCCATGCGCCACAGTGTTTTTGCTGGCGGCAAGCGGCTTCGGCCGATCCTCTGCATGGAAGCGGCTCGCATGGTGCAGCGCGAACTGCCCATCGGCGAGCTGCCAATTGGTGTTGAAGAACTGGGCAGCGCACTGGAGATGCTGCATACCTATTCGCTCATTCACGACGATCTTCCAGCCCTGGACAACGACGACCTGCGTCGAGGTAAGCCGACCTGCCATGTGGCATTCGGCGAGGACATTGCTATTCTCGCGGGGGATGCCCTTCAAACCTACGCCTACGAAGTGCTCAGCAAGTTATCCTGCGCTGCGGATGCGCGCATTCGCATCGTTGAAGAGATTGCCCGCGGCACCGGCACAGTCGACGGCATGATCGGCGGTCAGGTAATGGATCTTGAGGCAGAGAAGACTCACGCGGATGCTGTGGCTGTCGAATACATCCACCGTTCGAAAACCGGAGCGTTGATTACCGCCAGTCTGGCTACCGGTGGGATTTACGCGAGTGGCACTGAAGACGAGATCGCAAAGCTGCGGGAGTTTGGCCGCTCGATCGGTCTGGCATTCCAGATCGTCGATGACGTGCTTGATGTAACCAAATCGTCAGCTGAGCTTGGAAAAACCGCCGGCAAGGATTCTGCGTCCGACAAGGCGACCTATCCGGCTGTATTCGGCATTGACGAATCTCTACGTCGTGCAGACGCACTAGTTGCGCGGGGATGCGCGGCGCTTGATCCCTTTGGCCCCCGTAGCGAAACTTTGAGATCGTTGGCTCACTTTCTGGTGGAGCGCAAGAGCTAG
- a CDS encoding DUF190 domain-containing protein codes for MAVGTKSSKLHTSFTISTVAVQVTIYLNEGDEYQRRPAHLQILNYLRHENIANAVVMHAVAGFIGRSRVKTSTLVDAGGKLPLVVLFVDEEEHVSRVLPTLKQMSGSRLIVRENVVVESGSLA; via the coding sequence GTGGCTGTAGGCACGAAATCTTCGAAGCTGCATACGTCGTTTACAATTTCGACCGTGGCCGTCCAAGTAACCATTTATCTCAATGAAGGCGACGAATATCAGCGTCGCCCGGCACACCTTCAGATTCTCAACTACTTGCGGCATGAGAACATCGCCAACGCCGTTGTGATGCACGCAGTGGCCGGATTCATTGGCCGCAGCCGCGTAAAAACAAGCACTCTCGTGGACGCTGGCGGCAAGCTCCCTCTGGTCGTTCTGTTTGTAGACGAAGAAGAACACGTAAGCCGGGTCTTGCCCACGCTTAAACAGATGTCAGGCTCGCGCCTAATCGTTCGGGAGAACGTCGTTGTGGAATCCGGGAGCCTGGCCTAG
- a CDS encoding MFS transporter, giving the protein MATLTTSYLPAKFASAFRSLRHRNFQLFFAGQLISLVGTWMQNVAEAWLIYRLTGSSLLLGAVSFSSQIPIFLLSPIGGAVVDRRHRHRVIIATQALSMILASILAAITLLGVVKVWHVFVLAALLGFVNAFDIPARQAFIVEMVGREDLMNAIALNSSMFNGARVIGPAIAGVLVASIGEGWCFFANAVSYIAVLAGLLMMKVPPWSPHPRETSALEDIKEGFQWVLHTKPIFALLLLVGVVSLVGMPYAVLMPIFADQILHSGARGLGILMGFSGTGALIGALALASKSSLRGLGTWVAASSASFGVSLILFSYSRVFWASAVLLIPVGLFMMVQMASTNTLIQSMVPDRLRGRIMSVYSMMMMGMAPLGALLAGALSERMGAPFTVAAGGACSILGSIWFRTQLKEFRIEARRLIIAQTYAGGDPAQEITTVRE; this is encoded by the coding sequence GTGGCTACCCTGACGACAAGCTACCTGCCTGCCAAATTTGCGAGCGCATTCCGCTCTCTACGCCATCGCAATTTCCAGCTCTTCTTCGCAGGTCAGCTCATCTCCCTGGTTGGCACCTGGATGCAGAACGTCGCTGAGGCGTGGCTCATCTACCGGCTCACTGGATCATCATTGCTGCTGGGCGCAGTTTCATTTTCGTCGCAAATCCCGATCTTCCTGCTCTCGCCCATCGGGGGCGCCGTTGTCGACCGGCGTCACCGGCATCGCGTAATCATCGCTACCCAGGCCCTCTCGATGATTCTTGCATCCATCCTGGCTGCGATCACCTTGCTTGGCGTAGTAAAAGTGTGGCACGTCTTCGTGCTTGCTGCCCTGCTTGGATTCGTGAACGCTTTTGACATACCGGCCCGCCAGGCCTTCATTGTGGAGATGGTAGGTCGAGAGGACTTGATGAATGCGATCGCGCTCAACTCCTCGATGTTCAACGGTGCTCGTGTCATAGGACCTGCGATAGCTGGCGTTCTAGTCGCCAGCATCGGCGAAGGATGGTGCTTCTTTGCCAATGCCGTCAGCTACATCGCGGTTTTGGCCGGGCTTTTGATGATGAAGGTCCCGCCATGGTCCCCTCATCCCCGGGAAACGTCGGCCTTAGAGGATATCAAGGAAGGCTTCCAGTGGGTCCTGCACACGAAACCAATATTTGCACTGCTGCTGCTGGTTGGTGTGGTTAGCCTGGTAGGCATGCCGTATGCGGTGCTGATGCCGATCTTTGCCGATCAAATTCTGCATAGCGGCGCACGCGGGTTGGGGATACTCATGGGATTCAGTGGCACAGGAGCGCTGATCGGAGCGTTGGCGCTGGCCTCTAAATCAAGCCTAAGAGGGCTGGGAACGTGGGTCGCCGCATCTTCGGCTTCTTTCGGCGTGTCTCTTATCTTGTTTTCTTACTCACGGGTCTTTTGGGCTTCTGCTGTACTCCTGATTCCAGTTGGACTGTTCATGATGGTGCAGATGGCCTCGACGAACACGCTCATCCAATCAATGGTTCCCGACCGCCTTCGCGGTCGGATCATGTCCGTCTATTCCATGATGATGATGGGCATGGCGCCGCTTGGAGCGCTGCTCGCTGGAGCCCTGTCCGAGCGCATGGGAGCGCCTTTTACGGTTGCGGCTGGCGGAGCCTGCTCAATCCTGGGCTCGATTTGGTTCAGGACTCAACTCAAAGAGTTCCGGATTGAAGCGCGCCGCCTGATCATCGCGCAGACTTACGCTGGCGGCGATCCGGCGCAGGAAATTACGACTGTACGCGAATAG
- a CDS encoding MFS transporter → MPTAAEISVSPRAAFQHRDFRLFQAGRALSIVGSEMQSVAVGWQVFQITHRPLDLGYVGLVQFLPGILLSLPAGHAADRFDRRGVLLACNVSYAFCSLLLFLQARAGIHSVLPIFAVLLLIGITRAFSGPVSQALVPQVVPQEHFGNAVAWGASIFQVASVVGPALGGLIYGWAHGAYSVYATAVCMYSAAFSFILMMHVRTGRMETRDVSLETVLAGFRYVWQEKIILGSISLDLFAVLLGGAVALLPVFAQDILHIGPRGLGLLRSMPAAGAALMAVWLAYRPLRRRAGVTMFIAITIFGVATIVFGISRSVVVSLIALFVIGASDMISVVIRSTLVQIATPPAMRGRVSAVNLLFIGASNEFGQFESGITGQWFGAVPAVVLGGVGTLLVVGVWSLIFPSLRQMDRLLPKLETQVIPEAAGQQEPI, encoded by the coding sequence GTGCCCACCGCTGCCGAGATCTCAGTCTCCCCAAGAGCAGCTTTTCAGCACCGCGATTTCCGACTTTTTCAGGCTGGCCGCGCGCTCTCAATCGTTGGCTCAGAAATGCAGTCGGTCGCGGTTGGGTGGCAGGTCTTTCAGATTACGCACCGTCCGCTGGACTTAGGCTACGTCGGCCTAGTGCAGTTTCTGCCTGGGATTCTCCTGTCTCTGCCTGCCGGACACGCCGCTGATCGCTTCGATCGGCGCGGAGTACTGCTCGCGTGCAATGTCTCGTATGCATTTTGCTCTCTCCTGTTATTTCTTCAGGCCCGAGCTGGAATCCATTCTGTGCTGCCCATATTCGCGGTATTGCTATTGATCGGTATTACTCGGGCATTCAGCGGTCCCGTCAGTCAAGCTTTGGTACCGCAGGTCGTGCCCCAGGAGCATTTTGGAAACGCTGTGGCATGGGGAGCGTCGATCTTTCAGGTTGCTAGTGTAGTTGGCCCCGCCTTGGGAGGATTGATCTACGGATGGGCGCACGGAGCATATAGCGTTTATGCCACCGCCGTGTGCATGTACTCGGCGGCGTTTTCCTTCATCCTGATGATGCATGTGCGCACCGGACGAATGGAGACCAGGGATGTTTCGCTCGAGACAGTGCTAGCCGGCTTCCGCTATGTTTGGCAGGAAAAAATCATTTTGGGCTCGATTTCCCTCGATCTTTTCGCGGTCTTATTGGGCGGTGCGGTTGCGCTTCTACCTGTGTTTGCGCAGGACATTCTCCACATCGGGCCGCGCGGCCTCGGGCTTCTGCGCAGCATGCCGGCGGCCGGAGCAGCCCTGATGGCGGTCTGGCTTGCATACCGTCCACTGCGACGTCGGGCTGGTGTGACGATGTTTATTGCCATCACCATCTTCGGTGTCGCTACGATCGTTTTTGGAATTTCGCGTTCAGTCGTCGTATCTCTCATCGCACTGTTTGTAATCGGCGCCTCCGACATGATTAGCGTTGTGATCCGCAGCACACTCGTACAGATTGCTACGCCTCCCGCAATGCGCGGACGGGTGAGCGCGGTCAACCTGCTATTTATCGGAGCATCGAACGAGTTCGGACAATTCGAATCGGGGATCACCGGACAATGGTTCGGCGCAGTGCCCGCTGTTGTCCTTGGAGGAGTCGGGACTCTGCTTGTGGTAGGCGTGTGGTCGTTGATATTTCCGTCGCTGCGGCAAATGGATCGCCTGCTACCGAAATTGGAAACTCAAGTCATTCCGGAAGCCGCCGGTCAGCAGGAGCCGATCTAG
- a CDS encoding alpha/beta hydrolase-fold protein, producing MRDSILLPLLLGLAALTTVAAVAQQAPIASPEVQSDNRVTFRFRSPNAQIVELQLEGTMQHLPLLKDDAGVWSVTTNQLEPDYYGYSFIADGVALIDPANPLMKPNLVGTQSMVHVPGPSSLPWEVNEIPHGVVHRHFYKSGVAGDQRDYYVYTPPGYDALAKIPYPVLYLLHGYSDDASAWTAVGRANVILDNLIAQKKARPMLVVMPLGYGEPKILAPGSHGLRNDELRRRNLEKFRTSLLQEVMPRVEKEYAAAKDASSRAIAGLSMGGAESLFVGLTSAGRFGWIGAFSTGGLSEEFDQQFAGMRSKEVAKLSLLWIACGKEDHLFESNQKLREWLTSKGVKHTDVDTPGAHTWTVWRRNLAIFVPLLFQNTESSQSAER from the coding sequence GTGCGCGACTCAATTTTGCTCCCTCTGCTCCTCGGTCTGGCAGCACTCACAACCGTAGCCGCTGTCGCTCAGCAAGCTCCCATCGCCTCTCCAGAAGTGCAATCGGACAATCGAGTAACCTTCCGATTTCGCAGTCCCAATGCGCAGATAGTTGAACTGCAACTGGAAGGCACAATGCAACACCTTCCACTGTTGAAGGACGATGCCGGTGTTTGGAGTGTTACTACTAATCAGCTCGAACCCGACTACTACGGTTATTCCTTCATCGCTGACGGCGTGGCCCTAATCGATCCCGCCAATCCATTGATGAAACCCAATCTGGTGGGAACACAAAGCATGGTGCATGTGCCCGGACCATCGTCGCTGCCTTGGGAAGTGAATGAGATACCTCATGGGGTGGTTCATCGGCATTTTTATAAATCGGGCGTAGCTGGTGATCAGCGCGATTATTACGTGTACACTCCGCCGGGCTACGATGCCCTGGCGAAAATACCGTATCCGGTCCTTTATCTCCTGCATGGTTACAGCGACGATGCCAGCGCATGGACTGCAGTAGGTCGCGCGAACGTGATCCTCGATAATCTAATCGCGCAAAAGAAAGCCCGACCTATGCTTGTCGTGATGCCCCTCGGTTATGGCGAACCGAAAATACTCGCGCCCGGTTCTCATGGACTTCGAAACGACGAGCTACGCCGGCGCAATCTGGAGAAGTTCCGGACGTCCTTGCTTCAGGAAGTCATGCCACGGGTTGAGAAGGAGTATGCCGCAGCAAAAGACGCCAGTTCGCGAGCTATAGCAGGACTCTCAATGGGCGGCGCAGAATCGTTATTTGTCGGACTAACCTCGGCAGGGCGCTTTGGATGGATTGGCGCATTCAGCACAGGGGGTTTAAGCGAAGAGTTCGACCAGCAGTTTGCAGGCATGAGGTCGAAAGAAGTTGCCAAGTTGAGCTTGCTGTGGATCGCCTGCGGTAAGGAAGACCATCTGTTCGAATCGAACCAAAAGCTTCGTGAATGGCTCACATCTAAGGGAGTAAAGCACACGGACGTCGACACCCCTGGCGCTCATACCTGGACGGTCTGGCGAAGAAATCTCGCCATTTTCGTGCCGTTACTATTTCAGAACACCGAATCATCGCAGTCGGCTGAGCGCTGA
- a CDS encoding DinB family protein translates to MNPSIAYFEELYAFNAWANDRAFDAAQPLDPDLLRRDLGNSFGSLHDTFTHIAGAEWIWLERWNGRWPAGLLQPSEFSGLQAIREKMNQVRSDRQKWLSSLREDDLRKDIRYRNLRGQFYSYPLWQQLAHVANHSTYHRGQITTMLRQLGAAAASTDLLLYYDERNQRQHSAVAR, encoded by the coding sequence TTGAATCCGAGCATCGCTTACTTCGAGGAGCTGTATGCCTTCAACGCCTGGGCCAATGATCGAGCCTTTGACGCCGCCCAGCCGCTAGACCCGGACTTGCTCAGGCGAGACTTGGGCAACAGTTTTGGCTCGCTTCATGACACGTTCACGCATATCGCTGGGGCGGAGTGGATTTGGTTGGAGCGATGGAATGGACGTTGGCCGGCAGGTTTGCTTCAGCCTTCGGAGTTCAGCGGACTCCAGGCTATTCGCGAGAAGATGAATCAGGTCCGCTCCGATCGCCAGAAGTGGCTGTCCTCTTTGCGAGAGGACGACTTGCGTAAGGACATCCGGTATCGGAATCTTCGAGGACAGTTCTACTCCTATCCACTTTGGCAGCAATTAGCCCATGTAGCGAACCACTCGACCTATCATCGTGGCCAGATCACCACAATGTTGCGACAGCTTGGCGCGGCAGCCGCTTCTACAGATCTGCTGCTCTATTACGATGAGCGCAATCAGCGGCAACATTCGGCGGTTGCCAGATAA
- the crcB gene encoding fluoride efflux transporter CrcB: MRAYLWVSLGALLGANLRYFVSRLAAKLLSPNFPYGTLIINITGSFILGLFLIWTTERVFADPKWRWLIAIGFCGSYTTFSSYAFETIAYFEQGHWSLLAMNVLSNNLLCLAAVVAGAALARWL; the protein is encoded by the coding sequence ATGCGAGCCTATCTCTGGGTTTCCCTGGGTGCTCTTCTCGGAGCCAATCTGCGGTACTTCGTTAGTCGCCTTGCTGCCAAGCTGCTTTCGCCTAACTTTCCTTACGGCACTTTGATCATCAACATCACCGGCAGTTTCATTCTTGGCTTGTTTCTTATCTGGACCACGGAGCGGGTCTTTGCCGATCCGAAGTGGCGATGGCTAATCGCAATCGGTTTCTGCGGTTCTTATACGACCTTTTCCAGCTATGCGTTCGAAACCATCGCCTACTTTGAACAGGGACACTGGAGCCTATTGGCTATGAACGTCTTGAGCAACAATTTGCTTTGTCTGGCCGCAGTGGTAGCCGGAGCGGCATTAGCCAGGTGGCTGTAG
- a CDS encoding pyridoxal-dependent decarboxylase: MGFALDSETRRRLGYRLIDHIDRYFESLPTRPVQLPEDQRTFGQLTATLPEFGEDAAKVLDDVCSEMIANGFHVPAANYFGLMNPTPAYMAVLAEAFVAALNPQLATLARSQLASKIEQETVCWIGERVGWNRPFNGTFTSGGNEANFSALALALTAKFPNAVNDGVRSLPAAPIVYASSEAHHSLDKSTGLLGIGRKGVRRIGVTDHVQMDLEQLDRAVRDDISAGHLPFCVVATAGTTNSGAIDDLPAIADFCRRHNLWMHVDGAYGAAAIFSDKHRGVVAGIELADSITVDPHKWLAMPFAAGVVLTSHPELLKATFSVTTPYMPKVNTPLPPENFAISTQWTRRMNALKLWLTLKVHGREAYEEHIDRQIRLAEWLKQQIGTSPYFKLFAPPMLPIFNLCLRENLDTEENNTLTLQAIVSEVTRDGQQWISTTLVNGRTVIRVMIISYLTEQRHLQELLERLHRAAEANLGSQKTRRTPVGR; the protein is encoded by the coding sequence GTGGGATTTGCGCTCGATTCCGAGACTCGGCGACGACTTGGCTACCGCCTGATCGATCACATCGACCGCTACTTCGAGTCACTACCAACTCGTCCGGTCCAGTTGCCGGAAGATCAACGCACATTCGGTCAACTGACTGCCACCCTGCCCGAATTTGGCGAAGACGCCGCCAAGGTGCTGGACGATGTCTGCAGCGAGATGATCGCCAATGGCTTCCACGTTCCGGCCGCAAACTATTTTGGCCTGATGAATCCGACGCCGGCGTATATGGCAGTTCTTGCCGAGGCTTTCGTGGCCGCGCTCAATCCACAACTGGCGACGCTGGCGCGCTCGCAGCTTGCTTCGAAGATTGAGCAGGAGACAGTTTGCTGGATCGGCGAGCGTGTCGGTTGGAACCGTCCCTTCAACGGGACCTTCACCAGCGGCGGCAACGAGGCAAATTTTTCCGCCTTGGCGCTTGCGCTAACGGCCAAATTCCCTAATGCCGTAAACGACGGTGTGCGTTCCCTTCCCGCGGCACCAATCGTTTACGCGTCCTCAGAGGCACATCACTCGCTCGACAAGTCGACTGGCCTGCTCGGGATTGGACGTAAGGGGGTCCGGCGCATCGGAGTCACTGATCACGTTCAGATGGATCTTGAGCAACTCGACCGTGCAGTCCGAGACGACATATCTGCCGGACACCTGCCCTTTTGCGTTGTGGCCACAGCGGGCACGACGAACTCCGGCGCTATCGATGACTTGCCGGCGATTGCCGACTTTTGCCGCCGACACAACCTCTGGATGCACGTTGATGGAGCCTACGGCGCTGCGGCGATCTTCAGCGACAAGCATCGCGGCGTTGTAGCGGGCATCGAGCTTGCGGATTCAATCACTGTCGATCCCCACAAGTGGCTGGCTATGCCGTTTGCGGCTGGAGTGGTGCTCACTTCACATCCTGAGCTGCTCAAGGCGACGTTCAGTGTGACCACGCCTTACATGCCCAAGGTGAATACGCCGCTGCCGCCGGAAAACTTCGCGATCAGTACCCAATGGACGCGGCGCATGAACGCGCTCAAGCTATGGCTCACTCTCAAGGTCCATGGACGCGAAGCCTATGAAGAGCATATTGATCGGCAAATCCGACTTGCGGAGTGGTTAAAGCAACAGATCGGGACTTCGCCCTATTTCAAACTGTTCGCGCCGCCGATGCTGCCGATCTTCAACCTGTGCCTGAGAGAGAATCTGGATACTGAAGAAAATAATACCCTGACACTCCAAGCGATTGTGAGCGAAGTAACGCGCGATGGTCAGCAGTGGATCTCGACCACGCTTGTCAACGGACGCACTGTGATCCGCGTGATGATCATTAGCTACCTTACTGAGCAGAGGCACTTGCAGGAACTGTTGGAGCGCCTGCATAGGGCCGCAGAAGCAAATCTAGGATCCCAGAAGACGAGGAGAACGCCCGTGGGACGGTGA
- a CDS encoding GNAT family N-acetyltransferase encodes MNASFRFAEMSDIDGLLPLIQDFYSFEHLPYDEARLKRLLTELIEDKNLGRLVLFEHSRQLIGYMVLGFGFSLEFHGRDCFIDEFYVRPDRRQQGIGSAAVDFARQTCRELGIRALHLEADHFNTRGHEFYRRLGFKDHDRHLMTRWL; translated from the coding sequence ATGAACGCTTCCTTCCGGTTTGCCGAAATGTCGGACATCGACGGGCTCCTGCCGTTGATCCAAGATTTCTACTCGTTCGAGCACCTGCCGTATGACGAAGCCCGCTTGAAGCGTCTTCTGACAGAGCTAATCGAAGATAAAAATCTTGGTCGGCTGGTCCTTTTCGAACACTCGCGCCAGTTAATCGGTTACATGGTTCTGGGCTTCGGATTCTCACTCGAGTTTCACGGACGCGATTGTTTCATCGATGAGTTTTACGTTAGGCCAGACAGACGCCAGCAAGGGATCGGCAGCGCGGCGGTCGATTTCGCAAGGCAAACTTGCCGCGAGCTCGGCATTAGGGCGTTGCACCTTGAGGCGGATCACTTCAATACGCGCGGACACGAATTCTACCGGCGCCTGGGATTCAAAGACCATGACCGACATCTGATGACCCGTTGGCTGTGA
- the bshB1 gene encoding bacillithiol biosynthesis deacetylase BshB1, which produces MPAPSSKPTSQLDILAIAAHRDDVEQTCGGTLLKMAQKGQRTGILDLTRGEMGTRGTAADREREANEAARLMQACWREALDIPDGRVENTWVNRLKIARVIRRTRPRVVILPYWQGRHPDHYTCSTLGYEACFLAGLKKLEIGAKLREQGVQVEVDDALPPHRPFKIIYATLYYDVRPTFVVDISDQFEARFAALMAYKSQFEDQQEGSGLFPARADIHDRIHSMARFYGMMTGVKYAEPFLQKEVGLVEDLTAIPVQSI; this is translated from the coding sequence ATGCCCGCTCCCAGTTCGAAACCCACATCACAGCTCGACATCCTCGCCATCGCGGCTCATCGCGACGATGTAGAACAAACCTGCGGCGGCACGTTGCTGAAGATGGCGCAGAAGGGTCAGCGCACAGGAATACTCGACTTGACGCGGGGCGAAATGGGAACTCGCGGCACAGCAGCTGATCGTGAGCGCGAAGCGAACGAGGCGGCGCGGCTGATGCAGGCGTGCTGGCGCGAAGCCCTTGATATCCCGGACGGCCGTGTCGAGAACACTTGGGTAAATCGCCTCAAGATCGCGCGCGTGATTCGTCGCACGCGCCCTCGAGTAGTCATTCTTCCCTACTGGCAAGGACGCCACCCAGATCACTACACCTGTTCCACTCTGGGCTATGAGGCATGCTTTCTCGCCGGATTGAAGAAACTGGAAATTGGCGCCAAGTTGCGCGAACAAGGTGTGCAAGTCGAAGTTGACGACGCGCTTCCTCCGCACCGGCCATTCAAGATCATCTATGCCACTCTCTACTACGACGTCCGTCCAACGTTCGTCGTGGATATTAGTGACCAGTTTGAGGCCAGATTCGCGGCGCTGATGGCATACAAGTCCCAGTTTGAAGATCAGCAAGAGGGCAGCGGGCTATTCCCAGCGCGCGCCGACATTCACGACCGCATCCATTCCATGGCCCGCTTCTACGGCATGATGACAGGCGTGAAATACGCAGAGCCGTTTTTGCAAAAGGAAGTTGGTCTGGTGGAGGATCTGACCGCAATTCCTGTGCAGTCGATCTAA